The Gigantopelta aegis isolate Gae_Host chromosome 3, Gae_host_genome, whole genome shotgun sequence genome segment AGATAATTGGTTATACTAGttattaacataaatttaacaCAAACTGAGGCTATGCAATTAAGCAGATTTGTCTGTATTTCAttactatgtatataataaaataaattacattacattacaccaatgcagaatatttctcactgagaaaatatgaaaaatatttttcacgGTACGAGCGATTATTAATCAAACTTATCAAACAAAATTAAGTTCCTTAATAATCTGTTTTACAATTTAAGCATCCCTCCAACCCCTTCTGAACAGTTTAAGACACCAGAAGACCTAAAGATTTCTTTGTAATTtgagtgtaataaaatatatatctacacaCTAACGACTTACATTGTATGTTTCCATTTTTGCCCTTAGTTTAAATATGTAAGATTTAAACGTGGAATCTGTGATGATCTGATCAAAGGCTGCCTCATTctggtaaaaaaataaatatattctggttaaaaaaaacattatcaaaagaaaatactaaaaattacatgtactggaaagaaagaaatgttttaaagacagacaacacattttatttactgttatatagtgtcggacatatggttaaggaccatacagatattgagagaggaaacccgctgttgccacttcatgggctactcttttcgattagcaggaagggatcttttatatgtaccatcccatagacagggtagtacataccacagcctttgatataccaatcgtggtgcactggctggaatgagaactagcccaatgggcccaccgatggggatcgatcccagatcgactgtGCAtagagcaagcgctttaccagtgggttaCGCCCCGCCCCCACTACATGTAttggaaaaaaatgtttatgaCAGTTATGTCAAATTGCTTCGGCATAAAACAAACTACATATCTTACAGCCCTTGTTTCGGTATACACACCAAAAGCAGAAATATTAGTCTAGGACAAGATGCAATGCTAACTTCCAATGCTAGTTCTTATTTGTAATGTATAATCTGGTATAATTATTGAATAAATTAACCACATTCTGacaaattgttatatttattgaacAGATAGACACATTCTAAGTAACAAATGTCATACCGTCTCTCGGAGATGACCAAGTTCGTCAGCTTTGTGACCGAGAAGTGTTTCTGCCGATTCCTGGAAGCATGTTACCCACTGATTGTCAGCAAAGTCTGCAAGATTCGCCtgaaaattcaaattaaaaaatataatttcaagttgaacacacacccacacagaaAAGAAGACaagataattttgaaaattttaaatcACGAACCTATAACacaaagtttaaattttaatagcAGTTTTTATATCCCTAGATGTCTTGtagtaaaaatacaataaataaaacttatcCTCACAATATATTATCATTTCacactgcacacaaaaataactaTTTATGGAGAAATATAAGTGCATGTAGTGAAAGAATTCATACCGAGAGAATCATCCTCCATTTATAGTTTGGAAACTCCCGGTTACATTTCTCACATCTGAACAAACCGTTGCCTTGGTCGACAAGCTTTTTGTTACACTGCTCTGTAGGACATGCCTGAAAAGGAAGACCAGTAAAGTTATTAGTTATCCCATTATGAGGATGTTAGCAAGTGGCAGATGGCAATGTGTTACcatctatttaatattttccttttcaaATCGTCTGTCGCTGTTTTctattgcataaaatattactcaACCTGTATCCAGCAGTCTAATTTTATACCTTTAAACATAAGACTCTGGCTGGTTACGGGTATAAAATTAGAAAGCAGGATATAGgttaagtaatattttatgcattaatgcattgtaaaatattattaaattgtatttttaatatatatatatatatatatatatatatatataatgtatttttatgtcgAACATGCTGTGAAATGCTTGGCATTCCAATAAAGATTTGTATTAGTATTTTAGCAGTTTATTTGTAGTGGTGTTGGTAGCTGATGTTAAGTATTATAGGCTCCAGTTGAATGGACCATGGGTAACTTAAGAAAGCTTGTACCCATCACAATCTAGAAATGTTaagacatttaaaaacaattatacccTGTATAGTAAGAGTATAGTAGCATTACTGAACATCTACGTAAGTTAACTGAATGATTTCCACTACAGATGTTGCCCAACATTATACAGTGAGACAATACCTTATACATGCAATTCTCTTTCCTCATGAAGACCACCGTGCCCTTGCTGGTGAAATAATCAGGTTTGTCGCCATTTCCAAGATTTTCAGATTTAACTTGGCCGAAGTGCTTCCAATTTGTAGCATGTCCTATTAACAAGAAAGACTAATTATAACACAGCCTATTTGCTTTCAAAACAAAAGCAATGGGAAAAACCCCTCATGACAAGATAAAACtgttgaaataattaaagaaaccattatttttgttgaatgtcaatataaaatattaaattaaccgtaaAAACTATGTTAAAATCCcacaatttcattttaaaactttaaagtcCTTGGAGGAATAAAACAAGAGCAAGGAGACTATAAACGGACTAACACAAGATGAACACGTTAACAATAGTACCGGTGACGTACATGATACGCCTGTCAGGAGGTGGATTGAAAACCATACATATTAATGAATtatgttacaggtatgattcaattctaattatgttaaatgtttgcaatgggatggatgaacagtttgttttggatcaactactgatgatactgtatccattggAGTAGGTGCCAtctgattaatgaagttattattctttattagaaAGGGAAATTTTGTTTACCATTTTCTTCAAAGGCTAACAAGATTTtcctatgatgttcagaatatagacaaattattttatttatttgtattacagtgacctagtaattgtatgtgacacaccaccatcccaagttgttcctacatgtgaggtttgacggtcctgtatgcaagatatggtccagacaaggatttacttttatgtgcagtagaccgtgaaaagtaggtcacaatgacctagtaatagtacgcgataCACTGACAtaccaagttgttcctacatgtgaagtTTGATGGTCcagtatgcatctgtatgcaagatatggtccagcgAAGAAAAACTTAACAGACAGACGTACAGACAATGCCATACATAATACTACCCATCATGGACGGGCATATAAAAATCATTCAagctaaacacaaacacaacacttatttgcttctaaatatttaaaattatgacTTATTTGCATCTAAATATCAATATGCAAACCtgcatataattattaaaataacaaaattttaaatgaaaatatttagtttacaATTAAAGACCAACTTTTCTAAGAAATTTCACATCCTATTCTGcattcaaaaagaaaatggaaacATTAAAAAGAAGCAAACATTTGCTTTGAAATCAATCATTTGCAtctattcttcttttttatacATTCATGATCAACAAACAACTACACCTCTATTATGAGGATTTCAACTAACAAGCCTGATTAAACTGAAATATCACCTGCTCCAACAGTGTCGCTGCGATACGAGTCAAAGTCCAGTCGATGTCCATCTCTGTCAAACCAGCCTCTCAACAAATGAGCTTCCTTTATGTCTGGATTTATAATCAGCTGGCTTGATGCCAAAACAGACAGAGAGCGAcctgtgaagaaaaaaagaaagaagatgaGAACTTAGCACAGTGATGATAAGCAATTGGTGTAttcactgatgggaatcgaccCTACAACTATAATACTTTGCTACATCCTTGCAGCTTAAAGAAACATATGTGAATGAAAGATGTAGAAATCTATAATCCGTCTATAATCTataacaccttttttcatgctatggaatttactacattgTTTTCTCACTTGGATACATAAATGGGGGGTGAGGTGGGGAGGGGtgcttatttccaaaacacttttacttttcttcttacatcaaataaaactgaaattatttacaaaaaacatttttgtaggaggatgggacagactatagaagAATATTTAAAACCATGACTTACCTCCAAAATCAGAAAGGCGAGCACCTTTAACAGCAATAATTGGATTGTTGTTTCCACTGAAACTTGAAGCCTAAAATGAGAAGAAACTAATTAGTAGATGACAATACTCAAGGTAAATGACTGTAATTTAATTCTGCATGTAACAATTCACCAACAAACAACATATTAAAGTGGAAGCCACCTCAATACCTTTTTCTCCCCTTTCAGTTGGTCTTTTCTTGCATTACTGAAAATCACTTGTAATAATCTACTATACAATGATGGTTGTTAGAGTTGCTTAATAGATAATGAGAAATCAAATTTAAAACCTTGAAGAAATTGGATATTCAAAgtatttttaaagtgacagagcatagtttttaaacactacggcatatttttcacgaACAGATCCGTTTTTGATAAAAGAATTCagacattatttagattttattgcttAGAGTATCTATTTCTGTAAATCGGacgtgtttctagtcatccttgtgtttctaataccatgaATAGCATTCttgatttctttaaaaatgaacGTTTGTCGgggaagtaatggttatggagacgaccttaagtctattttaaatgtatttccctgtttcaacatcacacactcttgtttcactccaTTGTAACTtaatcaaaatgtgttaaaggTTTATAGATTAttccaaacttagtgtccatttacATCAGTTAAAACTAGACTAACACAAGAATAATAGGTTACAAATAGTGATAGATGAGGAAGTGTGGAACAATATATAGTTCTATGTACTTCTGAACAAAAATATCACTCCATTATCACAAGCTAGGTGgtcaataacttttaactacAGCCCATGATTGGACTCAGCCTACAAGTGACAGATGATGTTTCTTACTTCGCTGCCCCACAGTGTAAGGTTGACACTCATGCCTGACTGATCCACAATAGTAAGGTCTCTCTTGGTGATTTCCTTCTGACTCTGTCGACCAATAACCGTGGAAACATCAGCACAGACTTTCACAACACCAATAACATCTGGTAAAGAAAAACAGTAAATTTATTAATGTAACACAACTTTCCAttttacacacaacacacacagaatCAAAAGTAGGATTTAAAATTcattaacacaaacaaaaactgaaatgatttaaaactaataaaataaaggtATACAACAGGGAATGGTCTCATTccaggtaaaaataaaatgttgtaatCTTCACGTGATGTTACTAATAGGTTCAAAGTCCACTTTAATATctgaaagtaattttttaaacattgaatTTTAAGAAGTTATTTCCTGATTAATGTTCAATAGTGCATTAGtcaaaatcattattttaatttctgtAGTGAGtaatacacaataatatatttagagctgggcagtatacCGTACATTCCGTCTGGTATggatatcatgtcaataccgatttactgtACAGAGCAAATATAAAAACACTGAAATTTCAGAACTGAAAAATATTCCCTGCCACTTAGCAAAGCAGTAACAATTTATATATCTGACGAACACAAAATAGCTGAGAAGAGAAAGATGAGGGtattgtgtatggaatttaattttatttagatgaaattaacAGGAGACTTTACTctggcatgcatttaaagccaagAATACTGAAAATACTGCTCGATATCAGTGTCGGTATTGTATCAATACCCAATACCATactgataccgaggtaaatcatcCCCAAAATAACGATACCGATATCGAACCCAAAATTCCAATACCAACCAGCTCTAATCATCTTGCCCATCATACTGAACTGGATGTCTTAAAGTACTTACCAATCAAATCATTGGCTTGTCGTTTTTCAAGTTCATCAATCTTGACAAAATCAAACGACATGCTGGGCAAGTCAACATCTTCTGTACACAGTTCTATACAGGTGTCATTATTGAAGGTCATTTCGTAATCATTTTTCACTGATGAATACTGCTTGTTTGCTGTCTTTAGAGTGGCTCTGCTAATATAATACACCTAGAAATCAAAATAAACCATCTTAGGCAATGTCTTAAATAGTCTGTTTTAATTTTGCCAATAATCTATAGAAAGCAGAATAATATGGACTAGAAAACtgattaacaaaaacaaaaccattgttaattattttaagacaattatatgcaaatattatataataatttaaatgaaaagaacgtttaaaatatcttaaaatgtaCTAGCATTATTAATTCTGCTGAACTAATACATGAATAAATTGAAAGTTCTAATTCAGTGAGCTTACACGATAACCAATTAACATTAATTGGTAACTATTGCggtcagttttactattgcaTTAGTTAATATACTATTGTGATAGTACTATTGCAAATAGTATTGTGAATTAGTAAATTGCTCGATAACAGTAACATGCAGGCCCTAATCTTGCCTGCGAAATGAGAATTTTTTCCACCAAAAGTCCGCTAAGTAGCAGAGTTATTAGCAGCAGTAAGAAGTCGAAGTCACCATAATATTCTGGACCTATTCAGATTTCAAATATGAAATCACAAAAAAGATGTCAAAATCCCAacttgtttattgtcatagCTGACAATATGTCggacaatgtttttatttttgcgTCAG includes the following:
- the LOC121368279 gene encoding replication protein A 70 kDa DNA-binding subunit-like, which produces MTLQLSTGAIQAIINGDTPEKPILQIISYKKISSGASADRYRLLLSDGQLSYSHAMLATQLNEMMEEGRMDNLCVVQIDRYLCNTIHGDRRVIIILDLNILQKGSEVRERLGNPQQYKSGGDASAAAPSDPPAPAQNGQTNNHGNDAKPVQPSPYNRAPLMNQNQSSRPGSNYSVKPSSSPSTPNSSRVHPIVSLTPYQNRWRIRARVTQKSGIRTWSNSRGEGKVFSVTLTDETGEIKATGFTDVIDKFYEFLEMNKVYYISRATLKTANKQYSSVKNDYEMTFNNDTCIELCTEDVDLPSMSFDFVKIDELEKRQANDLIDVIGVVKVCADVSTVIGRQSQKEITKRDLTIVDQSGMSVNLTLWGSEASSFSGNNNPIIAVKGARLSDFGGRSLSVLASSQLIINPDIKEAHLLRGWFDRDGHRLDFDSYRSDTVGAGHATNWKHFGQVKSENLGNGDKPDYFTSKGTVVFMRKENCMYKACPTEQCNKKLVDQGNGLFRCEKCNREFPNYKWRMILSANLADFADNQWVTCFQESAETLLGHKADELGHLRETNEAAFDQIITDSTFKSYIFKLRAKMETYNDESRLKTVCVTATPMDWKEYGKKLIEDITRLTT